The region CGCGGCGGCGACGCTTCGGCGGCGGGACTCTATTTCGTGGTCTGCCAGGCCGGCTGGTTTGTTTGCGTGCTGGGCGGCGCGCACGACATGGGATGGCTGGGCATGCTGTTCGCCGCCTGCGCGGTTGCGTGGCATCTGACGCGGGTGGCTGGCCCGCGTCGCGAAGCGCGGCTACTCGTGGCGACGGTAGGCATCGGCATGGTCTGGGAAAGCGTGCTGGTCGCCTCGGGATTGCTTTCTTACCCGAGCGGCACGCTGATCGAAGGCTGCGCGCCGTACTGGATGAGCGCGCTCTGGGCGCTGTTCGCCATTCAGTTCAATGTTGTGTTCGCG is a window of Paraburkholderia sp. D15 DNA encoding:
- a CDS encoding DUF2878 domain-containing protein, yielding MSRRGRGGDASAAGLYFVVCQAGWFVCVLGGAHDMGWLGMLFAACAVAWHLTRVAGPRREARLLVATVGIGMVWESVLVASGLLSYPSGTLIEGCAPYWMSALWALFAIQFNVVFAWLRTRLLLAALLGAVAGPLSFRAGASLGAVHFDQPLAAWIALGLGWAVLLPGLLRLARHWDGVHDSPRAR